A stretch of the Acyrthosiphon pisum isolate AL4f chromosome A2, pea_aphid_22Mar2018_4r6ur, whole genome shotgun sequence genome encodes the following:
- the LOC100575102 gene encoding uncharacterized protein LOC100575102, translated as MSNQMKYNQSWIISCFSKLSSNSEHTTSTPLRVDFLNHSLNILADGINEFIYLTPETYVMQSTLHLGIISFDSCHHGKWVLSFNDEPSAIDFIETLRKNDIKVTDIQKLLSERVHLEDSIIKTVTDVGFPNFVAEVENAMKNKDV; from the exons ATG TCAAATCAAATGAAATACAACCAGTCTTGGATTATCAgttgtttttcaaaattgagTTCAAACAGTGAACACACTACCTCCACACCATTGAGAGTAGATTTTCTGAACCATTCACTGAACATCTTGGCAGATGGAATAAATGAATTCATTTACCTCACGCCTGAAACATACGTCATGCAATCAACTCTTCATTTAGGAATCATATCATTCGATTCCTGTCATCACGGCAAGTGGGTATTAAGCTTTAACGATGAACCATCTGCAATAGATTTCATCGAAACGTTGAGAAAAAACGATATTAAAGTGACGGACATCCAGAAATTGTTATCAGAAAGAGTGCACTTGGAAGACTCCATAATCAAAACGGTAACCGATGTGGGTTTCCCAAATTTTGTAGCTGAAGTGGAAAAcgccatgaaaaacaaagaTGTTTGA
- the Rpl31 gene encoding ribosomal protein L31 isoform X1, with amino-acid sequence MAKLTRERKRKSAINEVVTRVYTINMHKRLLNIGFKKRAPRAIKEIRKFATQQMGTQDVRIDTRLNKFVWSKGIRSVPFRIRVQLARRRNDDEDSPHKLYTLVTWVNVPTFKKLGTENVDGTEE; translated from the exons ATGGCCAAGTTAACTAGGGAACGAAAACGTAAATCGGCGATCAATGAGGTGGTTACTCGTGTGTACACCATTAACATGCACAAGAGGCTTTTGAACATTGGTTTCAAGAAGCGAGCCCCTCGTGCGATCAAAGAAATCCGCAAATTCGCCACCCAACAAATGGGCACACAAGATGTGCGCATCGACACTAGGTTGAACAAGTTCGTCTGGTCCAAAGGAATCag gagtgtacCATTCCGCATTCGTGTACAATTAGCAAGGAGACGAAATGACGATGAAGATTCACCACACAAGTTATACACTTTGGTTACCTGGGTGAATGTACCTACATTCAAAAAATTGGGTACGGAAAATGTTGACGGAACCGAAGAATAA
- the LOC100165627 gene encoding cell cycle checkpoint protein RAD1 isoform X1 — MHMTNDHNNNLSFDLSPPKLAKVLSNNYELRSILNRCYNRRLTSNLIFDAGKLVSQQLVYELFYLVINMEVDGNDSFEEKYLLVAKADNVKHISSLLKAVNFKDVGVCFATEHGLKIVVEDSKCVQANTFIGSEIFQEYHLNDDTVAFRVDLNTLIECLTIFDGCSTNPSSTTALKLTYKEYGSPVKLLLEEGGIITDCSLRTMEVFDILDFSIPAESTTSKIILRSSDFKDILSDIDSTSDYVEFTFSEEPQFFKILTSGVAGKCSVEIPSKSEIMEQFLCNTSITVKYKYKQIKPFLKCMNISQKTLIRTNEEGLLCCQFMVQVDSHTCYLEYFCTPIVDED, encoded by the exons ATGCACATGACCaatgaccataataataatttgtcgtTTGATCTAAGCCCGCCAAAGTTGGccaaagtattaagtaataactacgAATTAAGATCTATCTTAAATCGTTGCTATAATCGACGTTTAAcatcaaatttgatttttgacgCTGGTAAGCTCGTTTCACAGCAACTGGTGTATGAATTat tttacctAGTCATTAATATGGAGGTTGATGGTAATGATTCATTTGAAGAGAAGTATCTTTTAGTCGCTAAAGCTGACAATGTGAAACACATTTCTTCTTTGTTGAAGGCAGTTAATTTTAAAGAC GTTGGCGTGTGTTTTGCAACCGAACATGGTTTAAAAATTGTGGTAGAAGATTCCAAATGTGTACAAGCAAACACTTTTATAGGCAGCGAAATATTTCAA GAATATCACCTTAATGATGATACGGTTGCCTTTCGTGTTGATCTCAATACTTTGATCGAATGTCTCACAATATTTGATGGGTGTTCGACTAATCCTAGTTCCACAACTGCTTTAAAGTTAACATACAAAGAATATGGTTCTCCAgtaaaattatt gttagAAGAAGGCGGTATCATTACTGACTGCTCGTTAAGAACGATGGAAGTATTCGATATACTAGACTTCAGTATACCGGCTGAATCGACTaccagtaaaattatattaaggtCCTCAGATTTTAAGGACATACTCAGTGACATAGATAGCACATCTGATTACGTAGAATTTACATTTTCTGAAGAGCCAcagttttttaaaatcttaacttCTGGAGTTGCAGGAAAATGTAGT gtTGAGATACCGTCCAAAAGTGAAATAATGGAGCAGTTTCTTTGCAACACGTCAATtactgttaaatataaatataaacagattaaaccttttttaaaatgtatgaatatatcACAAAAAACATTGATACGGACAAATGAGGAAGGATTGTTGTGCTGTCAATTCATGGTCCAAGTAGATAGCCATACttgttatttagaatatttt TGCACACCTATTGTTGATGAAGACTGA
- the LOC100165627 gene encoding cell cycle checkpoint protein RAD1 isoform X2 → MNYVGVCFATEHGLKIVVEDSKCVQANTFIGSEIFQEYHLNDDTVAFRVDLNTLIECLTIFDGCSTNPSSTTALKLTYKEYGSPVKLLLEEGGIITDCSLRTMEVFDILDFSIPAESTTSKIILRSSDFKDILSDIDSTSDYVEFTFSEEPQFFKILTSGVAGKCSVEIPSKSEIMEQFLCNTSITVKYKYKQIKPFLKCMNISQKTLIRTNEEGLLCCQFMVQVDSHTCYLEYFCTPIVDED, encoded by the exons ATGAATTat GTTGGCGTGTGTTTTGCAACCGAACATGGTTTAAAAATTGTGGTAGAAGATTCCAAATGTGTACAAGCAAACACTTTTATAGGCAGCGAAATATTTCAA GAATATCACCTTAATGATGATACGGTTGCCTTTCGTGTTGATCTCAATACTTTGATCGAATGTCTCACAATATTTGATGGGTGTTCGACTAATCCTAGTTCCACAACTGCTTTAAAGTTAACATACAAAGAATATGGTTCTCCAgtaaaattatt gttagAAGAAGGCGGTATCATTACTGACTGCTCGTTAAGAACGATGGAAGTATTCGATATACTAGACTTCAGTATACCGGCTGAATCGACTaccagtaaaattatattaaggtCCTCAGATTTTAAGGACATACTCAGTGACATAGATAGCACATCTGATTACGTAGAATTTACATTTTCTGAAGAGCCAcagttttttaaaatcttaacttCTGGAGTTGCAGGAAAATGTAGT gtTGAGATACCGTCCAAAAGTGAAATAATGGAGCAGTTTCTTTGCAACACGTCAATtactgttaaatataaatataaacagattaaaccttttttaaaatgtatgaatatatcACAAAAAACATTGATACGGACAAATGAGGAAGGATTGTTGTGCTGTCAATTCATGGTCCAAGTAGATAGCCATACttgttatttagaatatttt TGCACACCTATTGTTGATGAAGACTGA
- the LOC100158730 gene encoding isoaspartyl peptidase/L-asparaginase, translated as MSEPVIVLHGGAGNIPDNRDQPKFDGILTAIRKAHETYSKTSSITDACQVAIEYMEDEPAFNAGRGSVLNLKGEIEMEALIMEGKDMKAGSVTGVRNIAHPIALARKVMENTPHVFLMGASANEFAQKMGFETVSDDYLITSDARTGLDNFLKLGGEPNTTEIGHGGVGTVGAIGMDGNSGHMVSCTSTGGITGKMAGRVGDTPVPGAGGYCDNTVGTVSTTGHGDSIMRYCLAQRIMQNLENGETPDIAAQKACDGMSARVGGSAGAIVISKTGEVGIGFSSPKMAWAFLKNGIIYYGIKKGQKFTVKL; from the exons ATGTCTGAACCAGTGATTGTTCTGCACGGTGGAGCAGGAAATATACCGGACAACCGTGACCAACCAAAGTTTGATGGAATTTTAACCGCCATCAGAAAAGCTCATGAAACCTATTCAAAAACATCATCTATTACAGATGCATGTCAAGTCGCTATTGAGTATATGGAAGATGAACCAGCGTTCAATGCAGGCCGTGGATCGGTGTTAAATCTAAAGGGCGAAATCGAAATGGAAGCTCTTATTATGGAAGGAAAAGACATGAAGGCTG GAAGTGTTACAGGTGTAAGAAACATTGCACATCCAATCGCGCTGGCTAGAAAAGTTATGGAAAACACACCTCATGTATTTTTGATGGGTGCAAGTGCTAACGAGTTTGCTCAAAAAATGGGATTTGAAACTGTCAGTGACGATTATCTTATAACAAGTGATGCAAGAACAGGCTTggacaattttttgaaattgggTGGTGAACCCAATACTACAGAAATTGGACA tgGAGGTGTGGGCACTGTTGGTGCTATTGGTATGGATGGAAACAGTGGACATATGGTGTCGTGTACTTCGACAGGAGGAATCACCGGTAAAATGGCTGGTAGGGTTGGTGATACACCAGTTCCTGGTGCTGGTGGTTACTGTGATAATACCGTGGGCACTGTTTCAACCACTGGCCACGGTGATAGCATAATGCGCTATTGTTTGGCTCAAAGAATAATGCAAAATTTGGAaaatg gtgaAACTCCAGACATTGCAGCTCAAAAAGCATGTGACGGTATGTCAGCTCGTGTGGGTGGTAGTGCTGGGGCTATTGTTATTTCCAAAACTGGGGAGGTTGGCATTGGTTTTTCTTCTCCTAAAATGGCATGGGCATTCTTGAAAAACGGAATCATTTATTATGGAATTAAAAAAGGTCAAAAGTTTACGGTTAAGCTGTAA